acaccttagttgttcattgattgctctctcatatgtgccttgaccatgggccttcagcagaccgagtaaccccttgcttatttatatatattttaaggctttataaaccctctccacACTTTCATAAACGTTTTCCACACTGttactaacctttcccacactttgcttattttaccataaaaataattaaaatgataaatttataaaaatacctatatattgcaaaattccatgatatagcgaaaaatctgcgatacaaaattagatatatacaatttaaaaatccacgatacagtgagtccgtgaaaagtgaaccacgatatggcgagggacaaccGTACCTTTTTTCCATATGATATAGCACTCAGCCTAAAAAATAAGGGACTTTGTTGAGTTTTGTATTTCCTTAAAAGAGCATTCTCTACAGACTTGTGAAATACAAAGTAGACTGTGcttttctgaaaaaagaaattaaaataggtGCTTACTGGAATTGTTAGGTATAGATTAGGAGTGAACGCAAAGTTTAATATCAATATGCATTGGTACTGTTGAGGTTGTTTGAGTTTGTGTTCTCAGTTAAGAAAAGACTTCCTAGAAGAAGGGAGATTTGAGAAAAGACTTTAgctacagtttttgttttgttttttacttttccaagtgagagggggGAAGTTAGAGaggtagactcccgcatgctccctgaccagaaaCCACcttgcaaccccatctgggaccatgctcacaagggagctatttttttagtgcctgagtcataggctccatggagctgtcctcagcacctggggctgctgtgcttgaaccaatctagctgttgctgcaggaggggaagaaagagagagggggaggaggagaagggattgATAACCatatggtcacctctcctgtgtgcccaggaatcaaaactgggacatccacacaccaggccgatgttctgccactgagccaaccagctagggtctACAGTTTTCAAATGTGGAAGTGAAAAAGGGGTTCCTGTAAATAGGAAGAAAGGCTTTTAGTAGGACTAGGAATACAGACATCTTGCAAGGAGTGGTAAAAGGTAATTAGGCATGCAAGGACCAGTTGAAGAAATAATTCCTCATTGAGAAGATGAATAGAAGGTAAGGAATAtgtctatttaataatttctaactattaattaaaacatttaggTTCTGATATTCATGTGTACATagtataaaacaaattattaaaaaacagcCTTGGCGGgatggctcggtggtagagcatcagcctcatgtgtggaaatcccaggttcgattcccagtcagggcacacaggagaagcaaccatctgcttttccactccccccttctctctctctctcttcccttcccacagccatggttcgagCACAttagctctgggcactgaggatgactccatgatctcacctcaggcactgaaatagctccatTCAGAGCAGCGAGCAGCAGCcctcgatgggcagagcatcgccccctagtgggcttgctgggtggaattCTGTCTGGGTGCTTACGGGAGTCTGTagatctgcctccctgcctctcacttaattaaaaaaaaaagaaaagaaaaagaaatacagtacagtctcttagaataataaaaataatgtagaagCACTGTCAGCAGATCACAGACTCCTTTGCAAGTAATCCTCTTGTTTTAGGTCTGGCATTTTTTAATAATAGGGGCCTATTTTTCTGTTGGAACACTTTAGTGAATTTGGTATTAAGACTAtcctgtttttgtttgctttcccCCCCCTTTCCCTGACAGCTTAGTCAAACCATGAAACTGGCACGTCACCGGCTGGCATCCTTTAAAACTGTGAGTCACGAAAAGGCATCAGTGTCTCTGGAtgatataagaaaaagttttctcACCCAAGaggtaaattaatttttaataaattatttttaaaaatagaggtaGAAATACAGATAAAGATTTATTTACCTCATCTGAACATTATCAAgaactataatataatttgaaataacCTTAAATATCCAATAGTAGAGAATgcttaaaaaattatgatatatgtaGCCTGACTGGTCATGGTGTAGATAGAGCttgaacctggaatgctgaggtcaccagtttgaatcctGGTGACCTTGAatcctggttgctggcttgagtgcgggcttcctggcttgagtgcggactcgccagtttgagtgcagggtcactggcttaagtgtgggatcatggacacaacctcaaggtcaccaacttgagcccagaggttgctggcttgaagcccaagttcccTGGCTTGAATAAGAGGTAgctggctcagcttgaggccaaggtcgctggtccagcccccgctcaaggcacatagaggaagcaatcaatgcgaAATTAAAGTGAAGTAACAGCttaatgtttttttcctcttcctctttctctctctctttctctcaaaaaaaaaaaaaaaaatagatgtttatctctctctctctgaaatcaatcagtaattaaaactttaaaaatatttatgataggTCCTGGACAGTGAGCTCAGTCGGTtaaaagcatcatcctgaaacaacaaggttttaggtttgatcctcagtcagagcacacacaggaagtaaccaatgaatgcacaactgaatagaacaacaaatgaatgcttcctttttccctcccctctctcccttcctctctcttcctctctctttctctcttaaaatcaatcaataaataaaaccctggctggatagctcagttagttggaatGTCGTCctgtgcagaggttgtgggttcgattcttcggtcagtgcacatataggagcagctagatgttcctgtctctccctccctgcctctctcttctcaaaaagaaagaaaatatatatatatatatattatgtgataTAGCTATATGTAGTCATTCTAAGAAATatgcttttgcctgaccaggtggtggcgcagtggatagagcatcggactgggatgcagaggacccaggttcgagaccccgaggttgccagcttgagcacaggctcatcttgtttgagcaaaaagctcaccagcttggacccaaggtcgctggctcgagcggttactcggtctgctgaaggcccgcggtcaaggcacatataagaaagcaatcaatgaacaactaaggtgtcgcaatgcacaatgaaaaactaatgattgatgcttctcatctctctgtttctgtctgtctgtccttgtctatccctctctctgactctatctctgtaaaaaaaaaaaaaaagaagaaatatgcttTCAAAGAACATCTGGAGACAAATGAATTGTGTTATAAAGTTCAGTGAaaaaaggatacaaaattatatacGATATAATctcaacttattatttttttttttgctttgagagagagacaggaagggagagagatggagggaagagagaaagaagcatcaacttgtagttgcttcactttagttgtccattgattacttctcatacatgccttgacctgagggctcaagcagagccagtgactccttgctcaagtcagtgaacttgggatcatgttgatgatactgtactcaacccagcaacccggtgctcaagctggtgaatttagggttttgaactggggccctcagttttctgggttgatgctctatccactgctccacccctAGTCAGGGGAATataatctcaatttaaaaaattaattcaacaaatatttatggaaaacCTACAGTTGCCAAGGCATTGTTTTAGGAGCAGGATTTACAGTGATGAAAAGATGGACAAAGATCCTTTAAGGAGCTTCTGTGGTACTAGGGaggcatataaaaataaacaagcaaataggTATctgttatatactatataatgataagtgctataaaaaaaaaccaaaatacataaaaagatggGGAAAGAATGTTATGTGAATAGACAAAAGCCTAGAAAGAAGTTGACCAAGAACTCTTAAtactggtttatttctgggtagtATTATaacaggtgatttttattttcttcccttggttttctttactttaaaatttttctgtagcagcctgacctgtggtggtgcattgggtaaagtgtcaacctgcaatgctgaggtacctgattcaaaaccccagacctcacacgtgagaagcaactactatgagttgatgcttcccactccttctccacctttctttctctctcctgtctctaaaataaatcaataaaaataaataaaataatttttttttttttttttgcatttttccaaagctggaaatggggaggcagtcagacagactcctgcatgcgcccgaccgggatccacccagcatgcccaccagggggcgatgctctgccccctctggggcgtcgctctgttgcatccagagccatcctagcacctgaggcagaggccatggagccatcctcagcgcctgggccaactttgctccaatggagccttggctgcgggaggggaagagagagacagagaggaaggagagggggaggggtggagaagcagatgggtgcttctcctgtgtgcccaggccgggaatcgaacccgggactcctgcacgccaggctgacgctccaccactgagccaaccggccagggcctaaaataatttttatagtgtatattttgctttctaattaggaaaaaataccattaaaaaaagaaatattgtgttGATTCAAAAGATAAGGTAAAAGTAAACAATTGGAACCCAAATGTAGAGCCAGACTTCAAAGAATATTTAAGgctatatttgtaaaataacatTGTTTTGGTTCCTACTTATTTCAGTGTTCACACATTTGGATGCTAAACTTATGTACTTTACTGTGTTTACTTTATTTGAGGATTAATTTCAAGTTTTGATAAGCAGCATCTAAAAAAATGGACCACTAGGCtgttttactctattttttttgccatcaTTAACTCGGTCTTATTTAGTTCTTTCTCAGTAAGTATCTCAACATAGCAGTCAAAAAcatttctcttctgtttctaGTTGGTAGAGTACTAAACTATAAtgtctccttctccagtgctAATTGAGAAGTTTGTAGTTAACTATAAAAGTACAAAGTGGGCGTGGCATGAGTATGTGTCCATATATGGCATTTTATCTTGGGTGCTTTCAGAATGGTTACCCTTTTCTAGCATTGCCTTATTTTGACAGAAGGTGGAATTTCTTTTGTATCTAAATTCTTTTCAGTGGCTTGATATCTTGACAGTTTTCCTACCTAACCCGGATTTGGCTATACTACTGACTCAGGGTACCATAAGAATGAGGTGATTGGACACATTctaataaaccagaaaaaaaaatgttatcagatCTTAGAGactgatattttatatttgtggaAGGAACATGTTTCAAACAGCTCAATTGTTTTTCCATGGAGTACTGTTCACAGGTCTGACTGAAATAATTAtccaataaaaggaagaaagattaaATCTGAGATAACATCCTTGAATAAACCAGTTTTATGCATCAAATGTGCCATTTAAGTGTAATACATTATTATAACAATGATGATTTTAAAGAATCATTTTGACTCCAAAGAATGCATGTATATTTTTCAGgtttaattttagaaacaaatcTCCATTTAATTGAGAATGATTGAGAAattaatgaagttttttttttttatcatttatatctCAAGTATGTAGTCTTTTCCTTGAAGTTTTCTGCCTCCTCAGTTGTCTGAAGTGGGAAACTTCCAGTCAGAAAGGCAAACAATTTATAACCTATTTGAActctgatttcatttccttgttAGACTTACTTTTACTGACATTAGAATCTGTCTGGTTGTTATTGTTGTGCCAGATTTGGAGATATAAATAGAAGATATACTTGTTTGCCCACTGTCAGGTCACCAAGACAAAAGTCATAAGCCTTTCAAAATTGTTCCTGGCTAGTATAGGAGCAAATTGTCATTTATAAGTTTAGTGTTTCTCCTACCAGCATGTTTCACTCCATTTGTTTGATGTGTGAATGGCTTGTTTGTACATTTCCTTTATTATATATTAGACTACCATAACCTGCTAAGATCACTTCAGATCTTTCACAAAAGCTCAACTTATTCTCATCAGTTTTTTCTCTAGACTGTATTGCTTTCTTTAGACCATTtatatttgtattgatttttttttttctggaaagcacTTCGTAGGAAATCAGAATCCATCAGGATAAATATAGGAACTAAATGAGAATTACCCTCTAAGAATTACCTTTATTAAGGTCTTTTAGATACTGCATACTACCAGAAATTTATGGAAAATCAGGTGGGGTAGTGTAAAgagtagagggaaaaaaaataatggcttGTTAAAACTATCCAGAGCATTGAAGGATGGGGTTAAGGGTTAAGCTTATCACTTCTAGTATTGTTTGTTAACAGTTCTATTGAGATATTATTCACATACCGAACAGTTCAccatttaaaatgtgtaattcgcccctggccagctagctcagcggtagagcgtcggcccagcatgtggaagtcctgggtttgattcccagccagggcacacaggaaaagcgcccatctgtttctccacccttctccctctgctttctctctctgtttctctcttcctctaccacagccaaggctccaaagaGCAAAAgtcggccctgggcgctgaggacagttccatggcctttgcctcaggtgctagaatggctccagctgcaacaaagcaatgccccagatgggcagagcatcgccccctggtgaccatgccgggtgaatcctggttgggtgcatgtggagtctgtctggctgcctccccgcttctaactttggaaaaatacaaaaaaataaaataaaaagtataattcattggtttttagtatattcataggGTTGTGCACTGTCACCACAATCTAACTGAGAACATACTCTTCACCCCTAAAAAAAACCCTGTACTCATTATCTGTCACTCTCAGTTCCCTTCCTAAGCACCCACTAATCTTTGTTTATAGATTTGCTTACTacagtatttcatataaatggaatcataatatTGGCTTCTTTTACCTTGCATAGTATTTTCAAAGTTCATTCATGTTatagcatatataaatatttcctttttattcctgagtagtattccattgtatggcgtTATCACATTTGGtatagctgttcattggttgatgGACATtagggttgtttctactttttggcttttATGAATAATTGTGCTATGAGCAGTTGTGTATACTTGTATGTACATTCATTTCTCTAGCAATAGAATTTCTGGATCTTGTCATAACATcatgtttattattttgaggaactgccaagctGTTTCCCATCAGCAATACATAAGGCTTtcagtttcttcacatcctctcAAATACTTGTTATTGtccatctttttacttttgttttttaaagttgactttaagaggggaagggagtgagagaatgagagagaaacatcaagttgttgttccacttttttatgcaatcattggttgattcttgtatgttcacTGATTGAGGATCAAACTTGAAACCTTGGCATAATGGATGATACTTTGTAACCAGCTGCTAACACACCTACAGTGTTattgtccatttttttaattatagccatCCTAATGAGTGTGAAAGAAAGGTATCACACTGTACTTTTGatatgtatttttctaatgactaatgatcttgagcatcatttaaaaatttttttttatttagtgagaggagggaaagcagagacagacccccacatgcaccctgacaccccaatggggatccacccggcaagcccactaggggtgatgctctgcccatctggggccctcaatttatctattttttcttttgttgcttgtgcttttggtgtatCAAATAAGCCATTCCTTAATCTGAGATCATGAAGATTTCCTCCTGTAGGttctaataattttatagttttaggtctaTATTTCATTGTGGTGTGAGGAAttattctaactttattcttttgcatgtggatctGTAGTACTTgtcccaacaccacttgttgaaaagattattctttctCCACTTAAATTTCTTGACTCTCTTCTTGAAAATTAATTGACTgtattcctgacctgtggtggcgcagtggataaagtgtcgaccggaatgctgaggttgctggtttgaaaccctgagcttgcctggtcaaggcacatatgggagttgatgattcctgttccttccccccccccttctctctctcttctctctaaaatgaaaaattaaaatctttttttaaaaaggagaattagCTGATTGTAAATGTATGAGTTTATTGCCTTTGCATTATTGTCTTCTGAGAGTCATGAAGATGgggtctttctatttattttgatctttttaaatttatttcaacaatgttttatagttttcagtgtactttCTTGTACTTTTTTTGTAAAGTTCTGGTTTTATATTTGACTCTACTGTCCTGCTAAAATTATATTAGTAATGTGCTGAAGCCTAGGATTTAATTGCTATCACATTGTTTTTACCTGTAATAAATACATTTGGGGTCTTTTTATTGTTTGGGGGATTGAAAAAagtattgtttgtattttttaggaACCTGACTCGGAGGAATCTTCATCTATCATGAtagacaagaaagagagagaaaatttgatTTGTTGGGACCAACAGGATCTCCTTTCTGAAGAGAATGACAAACCTTTCAGTAGAGTTCGGGTAAAGCAGAGTAAAAAGAGATAGTGTACTAGAAATAAAACTAATTATGACTTAGACTAGGGATGCCAGGACTGTGTACTACTGGTTTGGGATTGTAGATCTAGGTTAACTTGAGCGGAGACTgtaatttcacattttattttaataatttatttgattACCATAtccttttaagattattttaggaCTCTCATGGAAGACCTAGATTGTTGCTGCTGCCTGGCATTCTATATTTGATGTTTATGTTCACTTTTAGAAAGTACAGTTCAAAAACCCATTATTTGCTGTGATGGAAGAGGAGGAGCTACAGAAGTTACATCTTCAGGGTGTTCAGAATATTCTGCCAGAAACTCAGGATTACCTTCCAGAAGCCCAGGGTGATCTTCTGGAAACTCAAGGTGATTTGACAGGAGTCCAGAGCATTGAACTAGCAGCTCAGAATATTGAGCCACATACCCAGGCTTTTGAGCTGGAAGGCCAAGCTGTTGAACCCAAAGCCCAGGTTGTTGAGACAAAAAATCAGGGTGTTATGCTGGAAGCCCAGAGTACTGAACTAGAAGATGGAAATATGTTGGAAGTCCAGGATTTTCAATTCCCAAATCAGGCTTTGCTACCCAAACACCAGAATATTCTACCTACACGTCAGGACCAAAATTTTCTATGCAAAGACCAGCATGTTCTCCCCAAAGACCAGCATATTCTACTCAAATTTCAAGACCAGCATTTTCTACCCAGAGACCTGTGTGTTCTCACCAAAGATCAGTGTGTTTTCTCCAAAGAACAGAATACTCTGCCCAAATGTCAGGACCAGGATTTTCTACCCAGATATCAGGTAAAATAGAGTGGAAAAGAGATATATAGCAAGAAAAAATAAGCTGCTTAAGGTTTGGAGTGGGATTTGCAGGGACTACATTACAGCTGATTTGGAGATTCAtagttggaaaaaataatttcctggTTGATAAAAGAGTTTTTGTTAAGTCTTAAAGTAATATCAGTAGCATATTACCCCTATCTgaacaatttacttttttaaaaaatcttctttaTTAGGAAAACTATTTCTGGCAGCTGTCTGCTTTGACAGCTGAAAAATAGATAAAGGAGTGGCTTGCAAGTGTCCAACAATATCTTTTTACTCAGGTTCCAAGGCCAGCCCTCTACCAGAAATCAGaccaaaagggaaaggaaagagatcaaCAAGAAGTCAATTACTTGAGGATGTGGCTGGGCTTATGTGGAATAGAGTATAGTGTTTTGTTTGATTCCATAAGATGTCCAGTTATACTATGACCTCAGATAACTCCAGAATTTTCACTACAGCCTAAAGTATTATTTGTTAACCCATCTTTGTTAActgaacaattgatattttgtgtttgttcttttttagaaAGCAATTTAAAGCTGTCAGCATCAATTTTaatagggaaggaaaagagaggtcTTTCCTTTGAATGTCCATCAGGATCTTCCCCATAGGCATTAAGATCAGGCCTCCATCAGGGGTGAAGGAGAACAGGAGAAGAAAGCCCAGAAAGAACTGAGTTGTTTAGTTGAGTTTGCAAAGCTTGTTCTCAGCTGGACTTTAGAACTGACaaaaagtatgttgttcagtTTTATCCCGTAGTATTTCACAttattctgactttaaaaaattactgtaggGTTCTCAATATTCTATCACATTACTCGTACTAGACAATTtgcagtttgtatttttttcttttagaaactaTGCTTTAAGGAGCCATATTCTGATATgatgagtgagaaagagagaggtgacTTTGCTCTGGCAGGTTATCCGTCTCTGACTCCTCAACTCCAGGACCAGGCCATCGTCAGAGATCAGGTAAAGCAGAATAAGAAAgagataaacaagaaataaaatgactGGATTTTAGATGTTCTCAACAACTGGTTATGTGAAATGTAGAGTAAGGTGCGAAAGTCCCTGATCTCGTGAACTGTATCAGTCAAATCAGTTCTGTCATTCAGAAGGCTGATAAATCACGTTCATATTCTTAATGTAGAATTAGTTAGActactattttaatttaatagga
The DNA window shown above is from Saccopteryx bilineata isolate mSacBil1 chromosome 2, mSacBil1_pri_phased_curated, whole genome shotgun sequence and carries:
- the CCDC15 gene encoding coiled-coil domain-containing protein 15 isoform X6, which gives rise to MPGSMAPFKKRRNATRLPLALNPQKSKAVLSVLAERNPAVVPVGAWVEPASPHSSEIPASTSAYMIEEELKEQLRKKKEALEHFQRQVKHRVNQQISLRKKQQLQKFYEAAEKEGSIAMQSSDPAHSTSKRTSVFPNNLNAARLPHSQMLGDGIEDRENQNQLFQQAQALSQTMKLARHRLASFKTVSHEKASVSLDDIRKSFLTQEEPDSEESSSIMIDKKERENLICWDQQDLLSEENDKPFSRVRKVQFKNPLFAVMEEEELQKLHLQGVQNILPETQDYLPEAQGDLLETQGDLTGVQSIELAAQNIEPHTQAFELEGQAVEPKAQVVETKNQGVMLEAQSTELEDGNMLEVQDFQFPNQALLPKHQNILPTRQDQNFLCKDQHVLPKDQHILLKFQDQHFLPRDLCVLTKDQCVFSKEQNTLPKCQDQDFLPRYQKLCFKEPYSDMMSEKERGDFALAGYPSLTPQLQDQAIVRDQSSYFRQQPPVVIAERRQDLLLDGHQYRPVSSTSIKYQREASSGRQVYDKYQSGLNTEFQTSLALQFGVDQEEDKKERQKQYLRYKRLFMDIEREQVKEEQRQKEHRKKIAK
- the CCDC15 gene encoding coiled-coil domain-containing protein 15 isoform X5 — translated: MPGSMAPFKKRRNATRLPLALNPQKSKAVLSVLAERNPAVVPVGAWVEPASPHSSEIPASTSAYMIEEELKEQLRKKKEALEHFQRQVKHRVNQQISLRKKQQLQKFYEAAEKEGSIAMQSSDPAHSTSKRTSVFPNNLNAARLPHSQMLGDGIEDRENQNQLFQQAQALSQTMKLARHRLASFKTVSHEKASVSLDDIRKSFLTQEEPDSEESSSIMIDKKERENLICWDQQDLLSEENDKPFSRVRKVQFKNPLFAVMEEEELQKLHLQGVQNILPETQDYLPEAQGDLLETQGDLTGVQSIELAAQNIEPHTQAFELEGQAVEPKAQVVETKNQGVMLEAQSTELEDGNMLEVQDFQFPNQALLPKHQNILPTRQDQNFLCKDQHVLPKDQHILLKFQDQHFLPRDLCVLTKDQCVFSKEQNTLPKCQDQDFLPRYQKLCFKEPYSDMMSEKERGDFALAGYPSLTPQLQDQAIVRDQSSYFRQQPPVVIAERRQDLLLDGHQYRPVSSTSIKYQREASSGRQVYDKYQSGLNTEFQTSLALQFGVDQEEDKKERQKQYLRYKRLFMDIEREQVKEEQRQKEHRKKIAKSILDVTKGEH